The following proteins are encoded in a genomic region of Debaryomyces hansenii CBS767 chromosome G complete sequence:
- a CDS encoding DEHA2G09196p (similar to uniprot|P17695 Saccharomyces cerevisiae YDR513W TTR1 Glutaredoxin (thioltransferase) or uniprot|P25373 Saccharomyces cerevisiae YCL035C GRX1 Hydroperoxide and superoxide-radical responsive heat-stable glutathione- dependent disulfide oxidoreductase) has translation MVSQHTTDKVQQLIKTKPVFIASKSYCPYCAKTKNTISSITKDAYIIELDEVEDGSEIQEALYELTGQKTVPNVFIGGEHIGGNSDVQELSSGDKLESKIKAVL, from the exons ATGGTCTCTCAACATACTACCGACAAGGTTcaacaattgattaaaacTAAGCCAGTTTTCATCGCTTCAAAG TCCTACTGTCCATACTGTGCTAAGACTAAGAATACCATTTCGTCCATCACTAAGGATGCTTACATCATTGAATTAGATGAAGTGGAAGATGGTAGtgaaattcaagaagcTTTATACGAATTAACTGGACAAAAGACCGTTCCAAATGTTTTCATTGGAGGTGAACACATTGGTGGTAACTCTGATGTTCAAGAATTGAGTTCCGGTGATAAATTGGAAAGCAAGATCAAGGCTGTCTTATAA
- a CDS encoding DEHA2G09174p (similar to uniprot|P50107 Saccharomyces cerevisiae YML004C GLO1 Monomeric glyoxalase I) — protein sequence MPSFNKSFVMNHTCLRIKDPKVSIPFYTENLGMKLIATLPFPDSKFTLYMLAYDNGDNNNDVSWSAREGVLELCHNHGVENDESYTLNNGNGEKFRGFGHICVSVDNIEAAEAQFLSKGVKFQKKLSDGRQKNIAFALDPNGYWIELIEHGQGKASDKTDSTHYKLNHTMIRVKDPKKSLDFYRNVLGMKLFSTSVHEGAKFTLYFLGYEHDASFKEDTLSRDEQSKKQGLIELTHNWGTESDNDFEGYHNGNSTENGAIQGYGHTCVSCSDPGKFCKEINEEFGEANIDWAVQWGKGGIKQLAFIRDPDGYSIEIINSVFKQ from the coding sequence ATGCCTTCATTCAACAAATCGTTTGTGATGAACCACACATGTCTTCGTATCAAAGATCCAAAGGTTTCAATTCCATTTTATACCGAAAACCTAGGTATGAAATTGATTGCCACCTTACCTTTCCCAGATAGCAAATTCACATTGTACATGTTGGCATATGACAATGGAGACAATAACAATGATGTAAGTTGGTCTGCGAGAGAAGGCGTACTCGAATTGTGCCATAATCATGGAGTTGAAAACGATGAATCCTACACATTGAATAACGGTAACGGCGAGAAATTCAGAGGATTCGGGCATATCTGCGTTtctgttgataatattgaagcTGCTGAAGCTCAGTTTTTAAGCAAGGGGGTTAAATTCCAGAAAAAATTAAGCGATGGTAGACAAAAAAACATCGCTTTTGCCTTGGATCCAAACGGATACTGGATTGAATTAATCGAACATGGCCAGGGTAAAGCTTCCGATAAGACCGATTCTACTCATTACAAACTCAATCACACAATGATTAGGGTTAAGGATCCTAAGAAATCTTTAGATTTCTACCGTAATGTTTTGGGAATGAAATTGTTTTCGACTAGCGTTCATGAAGGTGCAAAGTTCACCCTTTACTTTTTAGGTTACGAACATGATGCATCTTTCAAAGAAGACACTCTCTCAAGAGATGAACAATCCAAGAAACAAGGCTTGATCGAATTGACCCATAATTGGGGTACTGAATCGGATAACGACTTCGAAGGCTACCACAACGGTAACTCTACTGAGAATGGTGCTATCCAAGGCTACGGACACACCTGTGTTTCCTGTAGCGACCCTGGAAAGTTTTGTAAAGAGATTAATGAGGAGTTTGGTGAAGCTAATATAGATTGGGCTGTTCAATGGGGTAAAGGAGGAATAAAGCAACTTGCTTTCATTAGAGATCCTGATGGATACTccattgaaattataaACTCCGTATTTAAGCAATAA
- a CDS encoding DEHA2G09218p (highly similar to uniprot|P43535 Saccharomyces cerevisiae YFR009W GCN20 Positive regulator of the Gcn2p kinase activity) — protein sequence MSNIGLQIRQSVPSIDPVVADYAVGYIQHVSQSTEDSVSAQQVDIDNEMEFIKELLINAGGSDDKVSQLAKTVSEQLTTKLKENMAKLEVTGDTSRRLLDVNLLRQNNSKRDINSSLALLNASNDIEHTGRKMETRVDKKKLEKQERKIAKKVAKRNNKFVQYEASKLINEKNDEDYDSFFLEINPLDFGSSAGKSKDIKLDNFDLYVGDGQRILSESSLTLAYGRRYGLVGQNGIGKSTLLKALSRRELNVPKHITILHVEQEIRGDDTSALQSVLDADVWRKSLLQEEAKISERISEIEKLRTKFDEESNEVIKLDNEREDLDRHLQDVNEKLYEMESDKAESRAAAILYGLGFTKETQHLATKLFSGGWRMRLSLARALFCEPDLLLLDEPSNMLDVPSITYLAKYLQNYKSTVLVVSHDRAFLNEVATDIIHQHSERLDYYRGSNFDSFYASKEERIKNQRREYENQMAYRQHLQAFIDKFRYNAAKSSEAQSRIKKLEKLPILEAPEDDKVVTFKFPDPDNISPPILRMEDVTFGYNPSKILLKNVDLDVQMDSRIAFCGGNGTGKTTLLKLLMENLTPTSGFVSRNGRLRIGYFAQHHVDAMDLTLSAVSWMSQTFPGKSDEEYRRHLGSFGITGSLGLQKMELLSGGQKSRVAFAALCLNQPHILILDEPSNHLDTQGLDALADALLQFKGGVLMVSHDVSIIDRVCNEIWVSEDQTVKRFPGNINDYKKHILASADAAGVVSKH from the coding sequence ATGTCTAATATCGGCTTACAAATTCGTCAGTCAGTCCCTTCTATCGATCCTGTTGTGGCAGATTACGCAGTGGGTTATATCCAGCATGTTTCACAATCGACTGAAGATAGTGTTTCTGCTCAGCAGGTTGATATTGACAATGAAATGGaatttataaaagaattgttGATTAATGCTGGTGGTTCAGATGACAAAGTTTCACAGTTGGCTAAGACTGTATCTGAACAATTAACTacaaaattgaaggaaaaTATGGCAAAGTTAGAAGTTACTGGTGATACTTCTAGAAGATTGTTGGACGTTAACTTGTTACgtcaaaataattcaaagaGAGATATTAACTCTTCATTAGCATTATTAAATGCAAGTAATGACATTGAGCATACTGGTAGAAAGATGGAGACTAGAGTGGATAAGAAAAAGTTGGAAAAACAGGAAAGGAAGATTGCCAAAAAGGTGGCCAAGAGAAATAACAAATTTGTCCAATATGAAGCTTCTAAGTTAATTAACGAAAAGAACGATGAAGATTATGATTCCTTTTTCCTTGAAATTAATCCTCTTGATTTCGGTTCGAGTGCAGGGAAATCAAAAGATATTAAGCTTGATAACTTCGATTTATATGTTGGTGATGGTCAAAGAATCTTGAGTGAGTCTTCATTGACTTTGGCTTACGGTAGGAGATATGGTTTGGTTGGTCAAAATGGTATCGGTAAATCTacattattgaaagcaTTATCAAGAAGAGAATTAAACGTTCCGAAGCACATTACCATCTTACATGTGGAACAAGAAATTAGAGGTGATGATACTTCGGCATTACAGAGTGTTTTAGATGCTGATGTTTGGCGTAAGAGTTTGTTACAAGAGGAAGCGAAAATTTCCGAAAGAATTagtgaaattgaaaagttaaGAACCAAATTCGATGAAGAATCAAATGAAGTTATAAAATTAGACAATGAAAGAGAAGATTTGGATAGGCACTTGCAGGAcgttaatgaaaaattatatgaaatgGAATCCGATAAAGCTGAAAGTAGAGCTGCGGCGATTTTATATGGTCTTGGTTTTACTAAAGAAACGCAACATTTGGCAACGAAGTTATTCTCTGGTGGTTGGAGAATGAGATTGTCATTAGCAAGAGCCTTATTCTGTGAGCCtgatttattgttattagaTGAACCCTCTAATATGTTGGATGTTCCATCTATTACTTACTTGGCGAAATATTTACAGAACTATAAATCAACAGTGTTGGTAGTTTCGCATGACAGAGCATTCTTAAATGAAGTGGCTACCGATATCATTCATCAACATTCAGAAAGGTTAGATTATTATAGAGGATCCAATTTCGATTCTTTCTACGCAtcgaaagaagaaagaattaagaACCAACGTCGTGAATATGAAAATCAAATGGCATACCGTCAACACTTGCAAgcatttattgataaattcagATATAATGCGGCTAAGTCTTCTGAAGCACAATCACGTATTAAGAAGTTGGAGAAATTACCAATCTTAGAGGCTCCAGAAGATGATAAGGTAGTGACATTCAAATTCCCAGATCCAGATAATATATCACCTCCTATTTTGAGAATGGAAGATGTTACGTTTGGATATAATCCTTCTAAgattttgttgaagaaCGTTGATTTAGATGTGCAAATGGACTCTCGTATTGCGTTCTGTGGTGGTAACGGTACTGGTAAGACTACGttattgaagttattaATGGAAAATTTGACTCCAACAAGTGGGTTCGTTTCAAGGAATGGAAGATTGAGAATTGGTTATTTTGCTCAACATCATGTTGATGCGATGGATTTGACTCTTTCAGCTGTCCTGTGGATGTCGCAGACTTTCCCTGGTAAATCAGATGAAGAATACAGACGTCACTTGGGTTCGTTTGGTATTACTGGTTCATTAGGTTTACAAAAAATGGAATTGTTGTCTGGGGGTCAGAAGTCCAGAGTTGCATTTGCAGCTTTATGTTTAAACCAACCTCATATCTTAATTTTGGATGAACCTTCTAATCACTTGGATACTCAAGGTTTAGATGCCTTAGCTGATGCGTTGCTTCAATTCAAGGGTGGTGTCTTAATGGTTTCGCACGATGTCTCTATCATTGATAGAGTGTGTAATGAAATCTGGGTCAGTGAAGACCAAACAGTAAAGAGATTCCCTGgtaatatta
- a CDS encoding DEHA2G09152p (similar to uniprot|P38122 Saccharomyces cerevisiae YBR176W ECM31 Ketopantoate hydroxymethyltransferase) produces MVLFRSQIRSIPRLRYFSTKSIIRSSYQTDVKRKTLLDIQRLYETKTPISVVTAYDFITGKYAESADVDINLVGDSLAMVALGYEDTTEISFDEFLYHTKAVLRGNKSSFMVADIPFGSTEISVEQAVSSAIKLVKYGKVQGVKIEGGSDIVPTVKKLSSIGIPVMAHVGLTPQRHNALGGFKVQGNNTERALEIYRDCLDLQEAGAFSLLLECIPNKLSEYITKNISIPTIGIGAGPGCSGQVLVMSDLLGMGDPKDSMKPKFVKQYNDFFSSAIHSLHAYKRDLQHGKFPLADDHGFKIKKEVFHDFKMQAEAMKKAN; encoded by the coding sequence ATGGTTCTATTTAGAAGTCAAATAAGGAGTATCCCTCGTTTAAGATACTTCAGTACCAAGTCTATAATCAGGTCATCGTATCAGACTGATGTTAAACGGAAGACATTACTAGATATACAACGACTCTACGAGACCAAGACTCCTATATCAGTGGTGACTGCGTACGATTTCATAACAGGTAAGTATGCAGAAAGTGCTGATGTAGATATCAATTTAGTTGGAGATTCATTAGCTATGGTTGCGTTAGGTTATGAAGATACTACAGAAATTTCATTCGACGAGTTCTTATACCATACAAAAGCTGTTCTCAGAGGTAATAAGCTGTCCTTCATGGTGGCAGATATACCATTTGGATCTACTGAAATATCAGTTGAACAGGCAGTTTCTTCGGCTATAAAATTAGTGAAGTATGGAAAAGTTCAAGGTGTAAAGATTGAAGGTGGAAGTGATATAGTGCCTACTGTCAAGAAATTGTCCTCGATAGGTATTCCCGTAATGGCCCATGTTGGTTTGACACCACAACGCCATAATGCATTGGGTGGTTTCAAAGTTCAAGGAAATAATACGGAGAGAGCTCTCGAGATCTATAGAGACTGTTTGGACTTACAAGAAGCTGGGGCCTTTTCACTTCTTCTAGAATGTATACCTAACAAATTATCTGAGTATATTACTaagaatatatcaataCCAACGATTGGAATTGGTGCCGGTCCGGGTTGTTCGGGCCAAGTTTTAGTTATGTCCGATTTGCTTGGAATGGGAGATCCAAAAGACTCAATGAAACCTAAATTCGTCAAGCAATACAATGACTTCTTCTCTAGTGCTATACATTCGCTACATGCTTACAAGAGGGATTTACAGCATGGAAAGTTTCCTCTTGCAGACGACCACGGCTTtaaaataaagaaagagGTATTCCACGATTTCAAGATGCAGGCCGAAGCAATGAAAAAGGCTAACTAA